The DNA region CGTGGTAAGTCACCAATCTACCCTTTACCCTATAGCCCAATACTGCCACCCATGGTAAGTCACCAATCTACACTGTACCCTATACTTCAAAATCTACATGCCACAGAAGAAAGTATCCTTAAATATTTCAAGTTATGTCgtatttaaatcaataaaatttacaatgatttctttatatatagATGCTATCTTTAAGTAACTTGATTCCACAGAACAATAGAACGTATGATTTCGGAatgccattttgtatttttttactGACATTGTGGAATTTGTAGTTGACTGCTCGGAGGCGCGAGGAAATGCAGGAATACAAACGTCAGGCCATGCGACATGATTATCAGCGTAAGACACGTCAGCGAGAACAGATGAACATGCGCCTAAACTCTCTTGTCAAGGATGTAGAGGTATGTAACTGTATCACTaatgcatgttttatatatatgtgatttaagcttataaagtttttttcttaaaattgaaatttaaaaaaggcAGAATAGGTGGATATGGAGAATAAAAATGTTGTACTCAGTTTTTATATGCTTAAAGTGAATATGGAGTGAATGCTTAAAGTGAATATGGAGTGAATGTATCCGgcataatttcttatgaaatagaaaaataaaatccccCGTCAAAACCTCTCTGCATGCAAAGAATAGTttaggaatcctaaaatgtcctcccgaCTGACTAGGTCcgggttacatttccacgcatcctcgctttcaaagagttatttcaatggtcagaactgggcaactaaagcagaacttgaccgtcgttctaatatgtgagaacttttggaaggctaaTGAACGCacttagactggttttctttgcccgactattcactttaatgataTGTAAAAGGAAGTAAAAATGGTGCAATTAGGGGCACTGCAGTTTTCCATTCCGTATTCAACAACATTTTATATGAAACTTCAATCTAGGTACATTGGCTCACCATGATGACAACATATATGTCGTGTAACAAATATTTAAGTAGGTCACTATGACAGAACTTTTACTTTTCATCCACACAAAAAAGAGCTTGACGGGGATCCCTGCCATTTCAATGGAATTTCTACTCTGGggctaataattataaatgtgaCACCATGTATGATAAGCCCAGAGTAGGCCTTTCTGATCgtaacatagatatatatatggtattgaGTTTTGACATTTGATCTAAGGAAACAAGTTTTCCAGGATCATTAAATACATGCCTGCATATGACAGTTTACTTACCCAATTATTGTGTAAGTTCTGTTTATGTCATTTGTTAAACCTACAAATATTAATGCAGTTTGAATTCAGAGTAATAAATGTAGTGTTCCTTTCTAGTAATATTATGATAGTTTGTTGAAATGTATGACACTGACCTATTATACATTTTCAGAAAAGTTATTCGTTAAAGTCTCGAGTGAGCCTCCCTCGTACTGTCGGTCTATCCAAACTACTTGTAGGTGAAATCGAACCTATATCAGACCTATATATCTGTAGAATTTTGGTGTGCAGTTTTCTGTTTTGGGGTTTTGTCATATGCTTTTATCATGTAATAACTATTATTTTTCTGCTGTGTTTGAAGTCCAACTGTTTTCTGTAGAAATGATTCTTCTTTTCCATAAGAATATTAAATCCATAGGatacttgtttttattttgaaagatatatatatatacagataagagaaaatgtattgaaattcattcaatgaaaatatttcttattCTGAGTTTAACATCATTAACGAAATCATGTAGTTTAAGATAAGCTCTTAACTTTTAAGATAGCTTGTGATTATAATTGAACCTCTTTACTGCTATAAGGTGAAGGATTATGAATATCTAGCATTTCCTGCACAATTAAATATTATCTTATTATATCGTACACCCTATAATACctatttagtacatcacatgataattactaggaagtcatggtctattttgcgacagctacctgtccttcttgactacgggagactatacctgactaccggaactataccaaagtatattCCCCCGGGAATGAGCACGCAAACaaaaatgtgacgtcataatgaatgtcatgtgatgtactaaatctattagggccctttccctcgggaacagttcgcctatagtgttgtctggtgaggtatagtcccctcgtCTTCGACTCAGGGACTATATCTCGctagacaacactataggagaacagtttCCTCTGGAAAGGGCTATAATAGAATAATATTATGTAAGTTTAGCACTATGTGTTAAGTAGTAACTGCCATAGAGGACTGTAAAACCTTTGTGATtttataactttgtttatcatAATCTAGAGGCTTCTGTACTAACTGTGTGACTCATCTTAAATCGTTGTTTGTGATTGAATTATCAAAGTCTAAAATTGAGTAAATTTCATGctactatatctatatatagcgGTTAAATTTTGTTGGTTGTTTATTTTCGCCATTCTTGTGTTTTTCGCTGAAATCCACAAATTCTGACCATCAGCAAGATATTTAGAAATTCATTGATGTACCTGTAAgatcaattataatttaaagaatttatatGAATAGGTGAACCATGACATTAGCTTCCATGAATATGCCTCATATAAGGAAATGCGAAATATTGACCCCGGGGATTTAAAGTGTTATATACAGTAATGTAAAGGTTTTGTGTTGTGAAGTGTAACACCATAGGATATTGCTATGGTTGTTGTTCAATTGTTATTTGTTACTGATATACCAATATTGAATCctatatcaaatatttgaaaataatattgcgGTTTTCCTCTTTATGTGAAAATCTTGTTGTGatcattttgtttcagtttaTTTCCCTATTTGGGTGTGGATAAAACTTATCTATAGTTGGGTTGCAGAACAGCTATATTGTATTACAAGTTTGAAGATGAGATAATTGAATTGTATCTTAGAGGTATCACACAGAGAtggtaatattttgattttgtttacattcatcAGCTGTTGACTATTGTTTCTTGTCCATTTTCAGGAAAAGAAAGCATCAAGATGGACAGACTTGAAACAGACTGAGGAACAAGAAGTTCCTACAAGGGATATAACTCCAAAAACCCAACTGGGTAAAAAATCAACATCAGCTAATTTAGACAATAATCCTACAAAACAAAAGGTTGAAAGGTCAAGCCGTCCAGTGGAGGTCAAATCTCGGATTAATTCAACAGCACGGAGACGCCATCGATCCGGATCACAAGGATCTGATGACGAAGTGAAAAGTGAAATGACAGTATTAAAGAAGACACATACAAGTAGACGAAGGACAAACTCGGAAGGAGAGAAAGACAATCCTAAAAGTGAgccaataaaaacaaaacaaaaacatagaaTTCCAATACCAGACAAAAAGCCTAAAACCAGTGGTGTGGCTCCGAAAGCTAAGGTATCCACAACTCGCGGAAACAGCATTGAGTCCTTAAGAAGATCAAGTTCATTATCTTCCTTGCCAAATTTAGCCAAAATCCAAGGAGTGAATGCAATAGCCATACCGAAACCTCCTTCATCTCAGATGACAGAACAACAACAGATAAGACAGCTGTCACTTCGACATTACTCTAGCTCTCAGCCTGATCTACGCACCcttagtgctgaaaatatcagtTTCTCACCACCAACTAAACGTTCTCACAGCAAGGATGACATCAGTAATCTGGACAGTGTAAGTTCAGTGTCAATATCGCGAGACCACAGTATGTCAAATCCAGATTTACATCGATCATCATCCACCTCTGACATCCAGAAGGATACAGTTGGTAAAATATCTGACAGAGATCCCATACAAACATCTGGTAAAAATCAGGAACAGAGAAAAGTGTCAAGTGAAATAGTTGATAGTAAAAAACAGAATATTAGTGCCAAAACAAAAGTGAATACAGACTCTGAACTAGTCAAACAGGTTCAGGTTTCTAAGAAACAAACACAGAACAGTTTATTGACAAGGTCCAGAAATACAAGGACATCTGCAAATTCTGAAACTTCAGAGAGTGGGACAGCAAGTTCAGACTTTCCGTCATTAGAAGGGTGTAACTCTCTTCCTCATGAGATTGATGGGTTACGTTTCACCTCTGTGCGTCAACAACACATAGGTCACACATTGGACAAATTATCTAAAGTGTTAAACATGGAGGAGACTCTAAGTACCCTCAACTCGACATCTAGTAATGAGATTCAGGAGAATATTGCTCGCCTTCGACAATCTGCTCAGTCCTCACAAGTTGCTGCTTCCACACAGTCCTCAGTTCAAAGTCAGAGTTTTGAGCGCACGGGAGGCCGGCGAAGTAACGCTTCCCCACAATCTGCTATACCGAACACTGCGGAAACACCATCACCGAAAACCTCGGACTCCACAGCACCTGCCTCCACCCCCAGCTCAGCGGAACAGTCATTTGGAAGTAACACCAGTGGCAGCAGTAACACTAGTCAGTCTAATGTTGGGGCCACTTCAGCGTCAATGATGAGCTCCTCCAGCTCTGTAACAGGAAGTCAGTCTGGTGGGGCGCCAAGTCGTAGGATGAGTCCTAAGGGATTGAAAAATACCGTCCATTTTGCTCCTTTGGTGACAGAGATAAGTACAAGTGCTAGTCAGTCCTTGGAGGATAAAATATCAGTACGGAAACTGGACATCACTCCCACTAATAGTATACAGTTTGATTCTGGTGGTCAGGGTGGCCGGACTGGTCAAACTGGACAGGACAGGAAAGGGTCGGCCAAGAACCAAACATCAGACAGTGGAACTGTACCTCCAACTGTACATGTTACCATTCCTTCCTCAGAATCCATGCTAAGTAAAGTGGCTCTGAGTCCTGAAACAGATTCACCACAGACTCCAGTGGACTGCCTGGCCAATAACATGCCATTTGAAACCTACGGACAGCATATGGATGGGGATGTGAATACATCAGACAAGGAAAACACTCGACCACAGGGAAGATTAGAAATTTCTGATAGGTACACAACTGGAGGTACCAGGGCACCTGTTGATCAGCTGCTGGTAAAGTCACAAAACTCGGATGATGGCTCCCAAACTAGTACATTAAAGGGAAGTCAAGATCTTCTTGGGGAACGGACATCTACTAGACAGGAAACTGACTTCCAGGCCCAACAAGGAAGACCACCCAATGTTAACCCTGCCCAACAATCAAGTGCCATGAATATAAATCCACGAATAGCTGCCCAGTCACAGCCTAAACTGATGGGGAGAAGTGTCGCAGATTCACTTCAATCTACTCAGGAATCCAGTCGTCCAACAATCAGAGGCAATATGCCTATCAACATCAGTGGAAAGGTGTCTCATGTATCACAGAAGGTTTATGACCTTCAGCAAAACACCCAGAAGGATTTGGTTAAACCAGTTCCCTATCAGCAAGCTCCACCCATACTTACTCATCCTGTAGCCCACCAACATTCTTGTTCTCAAAGTCAAGCTCCAAACCCTAAAACTTCTGACCGTGCTAGTAACGGGGGACTTCAACGTAAACTCAATATGGATGCCGGTACTAATTTTATTCCTCCTAAATCTACAACTGGTGACTCCGATGGAGAAAGGGAAGCAAAAGCTGAACACATTCAAAAATATCTGAACCATGTGCAACGCCACTCACTTGAATCTGATGGTGATTCCACCGACGCTTCCAAGCCTTCTAATGTGAAAAAGAGCTCTCCTAATTCACCATTTGATATTCGCTCAACCATCCAGTCGTTCACTTCTAGTCTGCAGTCATTGAGTCAGACAGATGAGGAGGAGTTACTAAGGATACAGGCGGAACACTTTGACAAGTTACGGCGACATCTGATTGAGCAACAGAAACAACAACTAGAGGAGTTGTTTGTTCACCAGCGACGGGAACAAATGGTGTTACAAACggatattgaaaaatatcaaaatcagcTGCAGGAACAAGAGGACTTCCTCGCTAAAAACTCATCCAGTTTCAACAGTAGTCAgcaggtaggtcaaggtcaaagttaTAGATGTTAGTATGATTTCCTGACCTAACTTTGTTCTAATTGAAAGGGTAAAATTGACATTTATATAATTGGAAATGATGGGGGAGAGGAATTATAAGCACCTGTTCACAAGAAAAGTCAAGTAATATGAAAGATGATGCAAAATATGAatcttattgataaaattaatattacATAAGTACTATATTTCCATGTGTTACAGCTACCAGCCAACTACACACATTGCTTCCCTGACATGATGCATCAGTCGCAGCAGGATAACCGATCACTTCCAAATCAGTCTCTGTCAAACATTCCTGTACAAGCTCAACTTAATCTACAGCCAAATGTGCCAAATTCTATTTCATATTCACAGCCAAGCTCTAATTCACATTCATTTTCACATTCAGATTCACAGTCATTTTCTCGTCCACCACCCAATTCACAATCTTTTTCAAACTTTCACCAAGATACGCAGTCTCATCCTCAACAACTTCATCCGAGCCACCCTAATCACCAGCCTCATCTTAAACCTCAGCAACCTCCACCAACCTCCCAGCCACCCCATCACACAAACATTCCTCAGCAGTCAGACCCTGCACACCAACCCTACACGCAAAACTACCAGTATCTAGAGCAGTATGTTCAGAGAATGAACCTGCATCCTGGATATTCTCagcaacaacagcaacaacacGCAGCTTACAATTCTGTATATACAGCAGACCATGGAAGTTACCCTCCCAGTCAGTCGCACACCTACAGAAATATGCCACAACAGTCAATGGATGTACATGACCCAAACTACTTTAAACAGGCTTCTTCTCAGCGTCCACCTCAGGAATCTATCCAATACCACGATCCACCACCCCCAAAATATTCCCAGCACAATCCACACAGCCGAGTCCAGGGCAGTATGTATGATCCATGTGACAATGGCAGAGATCCACAACATGGGCCACCTAATCCACCCGCCCAGCACCACCACCCGGAGGACTTGTATCAGTCCCCTCCTCACAACGACCATGACACCAGTCACCAGTACTCCTATGTACCTAGTCCTAGTCTGTATTACAACCCACGAGACAATGGGTCAGACATCAGCACCTTCAGTAAAGCCACCCCCAAACAGAGCCTCACATTCAACAATCACTCGACACCCACACCAAAGATCCACAAACCTGTGTTACGATCACCCATCAAACAACCGTCACTTTCTTTCCCCGACCAGCAGGTGGTCGTACCAGATTTTGTAAGTATAATTATTTCTGCGTGACTACTGTTACTTACATCATAACTACCATATTACATATGATTTAATACAAATCTTATAAGCTGGAAAATCGGGATAATATGCTGATCACAGTAATAGGCATGTACCCTGCTGTAATAGTCATAAGAAGGACTGTTAAAAGCGACGTTCTGATCAAAGCTTATGAcaacgagtttcgactgtatatTGGAACTGAAATGAAAACGACTTTCATGGTAATAATAATTGGGAATAATGggaatattaatgaaaattttttaaaaagtttccaTGAACTACTTTCCATGAATTGATAACATATCGAGGAATAGCGAAGTTACAAGCAGTGTACTGATTAGTAATAGCTCTACATTCTTTTCCAGGTATACAATGCTAAATTGAAGCAATGCTTTGATCGAGTATCAGCTTGTGTCAAAGGCTACCTCACACGGCGATTAATGCGAACAGAAAAAGTCCAAGAGATCCTCAAAACAATTAAGGTAAATGTTCACCCAGTAATAAATCTGTGTTTATAAATAAGCTTGTGGAAGTCCAATAGTTATCAtcctgtccatctgtctgtccttCTGTTTGTCTGCCCTCAATTGATTTTCATTGGAGATTAAAGTGAAAACCATCTACTGCCCCTGGGGACAAAGTTTCTGGTGGCAGGGCTCCATTCTGACTAAAATCTGTTTTCTGTTTTATGACCATGTCAATCCCTCCTCTAGATATTAGACACCTTTTTAGCTTAATTCGTCAAGTGAGCTTGATCAGTTAAACGAGCTTCATCAGTGGAGTGATCTTCCATCAATAAAGTGAGCTTCATCAGTCAAGAGAGCTTCATCAGTCAAGTGAGCTAGCTTCATTAGTCAAGAGAGCTTCGTCAGTTGAGTGAGCTTCATTAGTCAAGAGAGCTTCGTCAGTTGAGTGAGCTTCATTAGTCAAGAGAGCTTTCAGTTGAGTGAGCTTCATTAGTCAAGAGAGCTTCGTCAGTCGATTGAGCTTCATCTGTCAGGTGAGCTCCATCAGTGGAGCATTAGACTTGTGATTCAGAGGTTCATATGTTTGATTCTTAGCCGTGAGGTGTATTTATCTAATCATGTGCTCTGTTATATGTAGGATACTAAAGAATTTGCCTGGCAGTTCCAAGCAGAGACACCAATTAAACGAGGAGATTTCTCTCATTCTGACCGACACCTATTGGACAGAATTATTGCTCAGGTAAGTAATATAACTTATTTTCGTAAGTCTGTTTATGTATTTGTaatgtaaaacctgtctatattagATCAttctattgaaaatttaaaaaaaatgtctgtatTGCTGAGTTGTTATTATACACAAGGCAAATGGGCCACTTCTAGGTTATACTGTTTTACTGTAAGACTCATTAAAATAACTTAATAACAAAGATTTGTTTTCTGTGTTGGTAGCTAAAGGCAGCTCTGTTAGACATCCACGAGATTTTCTTTGAGATTCCTGTTTGGGAGAGAATGAGTTTGATTTCCCAGTCCCGTCAGGCTCAGGAGGAAAAACGCCTCAGGGAAAGTGTAAGTGGTATCATGTACAAGAAAATGTATTAACTTGAAATGAAGGAAATTAATGTTCTAATTCTGCCAACTTAGTAGGTCTAATACGTCTCAAAAAGAACACTGCTCAGGTGAAAGCTAgaattatataatcatatgtGTGCACTCTTGTCTTTGCTTTGATCATATACTATTCTTCAGATTTTGATTGAACGAGAAAGAACATTGAAATTCAGCCCTACACAGACcttgtatttacaatgtatatgtgatTCTCTATTGACAGGCTGGGACAAGATCAAGTGTTTCCAGTTCACATCCGAGGATCAGCTCAGCAACACTCAAAGCCATTGAACGAAAACGCAAGCAGTATCCTTTAAACATCTTACTGGGTATTGGAATATAATGCTCCAAAGgttttgttttctataaattataaatatatttatattcaggcttcacatattacagagttacctcccattggtaggtatctattgtgatgtcattaatttgtaagcaaatttttagctcacctggcctaaAGGGCCGGttagcttatgtcatggcgcggctaCCGTCATCCGTCCGTCAGCATTTTCtttaatcgctactagtcagagttctgcatggaatgtaaccaaatttggtcaaaaacatCATTGGAGGAAAAGGGAGCagagtttgtttaaatttttgctctgaaaTAATggtcctgtattcagaacattccttcgcattacaataaccaggtgagcgatacaagccctattggcctcttgtttctcCATAAGATATGATGATACACTCACAaacatgtgacatcacaatcaatacctacacacaaggGTAAATAACTGTAAAATGCAAAAGGAGAATACCAGAAAAGGCACATATTCAATTCCTATTATCACCTTAACCTTTGACCTCAGAGAAGAGGAAGTTGCAGTGTCCACAGACTCAAGGCCACGATCAGCTCCTCCGCCAACTGACAATACGATATCCTCCTCCACTTATAGTGGTGTCCCCTCTCATCCTGGGGCAATGACTCAGGCTCGTATGATATCCCAAAACAATGTCCGACCGAATTCACATATGAATGCCACCAATATGGATCAAAGGTAAATActattttgttacattatttGTACTTTATTAAGCATTGAaagtctttcagttggcattcatagccaatatgaatgccaactggactgaggcaaattccatgaagcgggCTAGCGCTCTTCCCTGAGTGGTTGGAAAAGTTTCCCTCGAATCCAGAATTCTTGCACATGTTTTTCATAATTGAGTTCAATTTATTAACTCCGATCGACTGTGTTCCAAATTTGCATCCTTCCAGTGGTCTTCGATAGAACGGTAATATCATCTAGATCATTGAATAAGTTGGCATCAATTTTCACGAGATCGCTCCATCCCTGATCCGCCATTGTTGACGATTAAGTCTATAACTGAAGTGAATAATATTACAGGTACCTAGTCAGATAGGGTACAAAATGGCGGGGAAATTGTGACAGCGATTACTAGACAGGTTCTTTTATGCTGTGACAGGAAATAGGATAGACAGGAAGTGGCGGGAACATTATCACAGTGATTGCTTCTATAGCTCTGCCCCTCGGCATGTGGAGTCAAAACCTCGGCTGTCATTGGATAAAACAGATACATAATTGGCACTCGTGACGTATCGGATATATCACACTCGTCCTGAGGACTCGTGTGATATATCCGATACAACACTCGTGCCCATTATGTATCTATTACTTACAGGTTGTCACTGATGTTACATAGAAATTTATTGGTCTTGATTTATAAAGAACAAggatatttttaattgatttttagctcacctggcccgaagggccggtgagcttatgtcatggcgcggcgtccgtcgtccgtcgtccgtcgtccgtccgtccgtccgtcaacatttcctataaatcgctacttgtcctagagttctgcatggattgtaaccaaatttggccacaaacatccttgggggagggggaacagaacttgtataaattttggctctgaccccccaggggcaggagggacggggcccaataggggaaataaaggtaaatcctttaaatcgctacttgtcctagagtttggcatggattgtaaccaaaatcagccacatacatccttgggggaaggggaacagaacttgtataaaattttggctctgatcccccaggggcaggaggggcggggcccaataggggaaatagaggtaaatcctttaaatcgctactagtcatagagttctgcatggattggaaccaaatttggccacaaacatcctttggggagggggaacagaacttgtataaattttggctctgaccccccaggggcaggaggggcggggcccaataggggaaatagaggtaaatcctttaaatcgctacttgtcctagagtttggcatggattgtaaccaaaatcagccacaaacatccttgggggaaggggaacagaacttgtataaattttggctctgatcccccaggggcaggaggggcggggcccaataggggaaatagaggtaaatcctttaaatcgctactagtcatagagttctgcatggattggaaccaaatttggccacaaacatccttgggggagggggaacagaacttgtataaattttggctctggccccccgggggcaggaggggcggggcccaataggggaaatagaggtaaatcctttaaatcgctacttgtcatagagttctgaatgaaatgtaaccaaatttggccacaaacatccttgggggaaggggaacagaacttgtataaattttggctctgatcccccaggggcaggaggggcggggcccaataggggaaatagaggtaaatcctttaaatcgctactagtcatagagtcctGCATGGAttagaaccaaatttggccacaaacatccttgggggaaggggaacagaacttgtataaattttggctctggccccccgggggcaggaggggcggggcccaataggggaaatagaggtaaatcctttaaatcgctacttgtcatagagttctgaatggaatgtaaccaaatttggccacaaacatccttgggggaaggggaacagaacttgtataaattttggctctgatcccccgggggcaggaggggcggggcccaataggggaaatagaggtaaatcctttaaatcgcttcttgtcctagagtttggcatggaatgtaaccaaaatcagacACAAAcacctttggggaaggggaacagtacttgtataaattttggctctgatcaccctggggcaggaggggcggggcccaataggggaaatagaggtaaatcctttaaatcgctactagtcatagagttgtgaatggaatgtaccaaaatttggccacaaacatccttgggggaaggggaacagaacttgtataaattttggctctggccccccaggggctggaggggcggagcctaataggggaaatagaggtaaatcctttaaatcgctactagtcacagagttccgcatggaatgtaaccaaatttggccagaaatatccttgggagaatgagaactgagtttgtataaattttggctctggtcccggggggcaggaggggcggggcccaataggggaaatagaggtaaattctttaaatcgctactagtcatagagttctgtatggactgtaaccaaatttggccacaaacatccttggaggaaggggaacagaacttgtataaattttggctctgaccccctgggggcaggaggggtggggcctaataggggatttagaggttaatattaaaattccttc from Argopecten irradians isolate NY chromosome 5, Ai_NY, whole genome shotgun sequence includes:
- the LOC138322877 gene encoding serine-rich adhesin for platelets-like isoform X3 translates to MMADLLEYFEERARVLDSMAPTIQTSAAMCNPNFISCITFNGIPILPPVLTARRREEMQEYKRQAMRHDYQRKTRQREQMNMRLNSLVKDVEKSYSLKSRVSLPRTVGLSKLLEKKASRWTDLKQTEEQEVPTRDITPKTQLGKKSTSANLDNNPTKQKVERSSRPVEVKSRINSTARRRHRSGSQGSDDEVKSEMTVLKKTHTSRRRTNSEGEKDNPKSEPIKTKQKHRIPIPDKKPKTSGVAPKAKVSTTRGNSIESLRRSSSLSSLPNLAKIQGVNAIAIPKPPSSQMTEQQQIRQLSLRHYSSSQPDLRTLSAENISFSPPTKRSHSKDDISNLDSVSSVSISRDHSMSNPDLHRSSSTSDIQKDTVGKISDRDPIQTSGKNQEQRKVSSEIVDSKKQNISAKTKVNTDSELVKQVQVSKKQTQNSLLTRSRNTRTSANSETSESGTASSDFPSLEGCNSLPHEIDGLRFTSVRQQHIGHTLDKLSKVLNMEETLSTLNSTSSNEIQENIARLRQSAQSSQVAASTQSSVQSQSFERTGGRRSNASPQSAIPNTAETPSPKTSDSTAPASTPSSAEQSFGSNTSGSSNTSQSNVGATSASMMSSSSSVTGSQSGGAPSRRMSPKGLKNTVHFAPLVTEISTSASQSLEDKISVRKLDITPTNSIQFDSGGQGGRTGQTGQDRKGSAKNQTSDSGTVPPTVHVTIPSSESMLSKVALSPETDSPQTPVDCLANNMPFETYGQHMDGDVNTSDKENTRPQGRLEISDRYTTGGTRAPVDQLLVKSQNSDDGSQTSTLKGSQDLLGERTSTRQETDFQAQQGRPPNVNPAQQSSAMNINPRIAAQSQPKLMGRSVADSLQSTQESSRPTIRGNMPINISGKVSHVSQKVYDLQQNTQKDLVKPVPYQQAPPILTHPVAHQHSCSQSQAPNPKTSDRASNGGLQRKLNMDAGTNFIPPKSTTGDSDGEREAKAEHIQKYLNHVQRHSLESDGDSTDASKPSNVKKSSPNSPFDIRSTIQSFTSSLQSLSQTDEEELLRIQAEHFDKLRRHLIEQQKQQLEELFVHQRREQMVLQTDIEKYQNQLQEQEDFLAKNSSSFNSSQQLPANYTHCFPDMMHQSQQDNRSLPNQSLSNIPVQAQLNLQPNVPNSISYSQPSSNSHSFSHSDSQSFSRPPPNSQSFSNFHQDTQSHPQQLHPSHPNHQPHLKPQQPPPTSQPPHHTNIPQQSDPAHQPYTQNYQYLEQYVQRMNLHPGYSQQQQQQHAAYNSVYTADHGSYPPSQSHTYRNMPQQSMDVHDPNYFKQASSQRPPQESIQYHDPPPPKYSQHNPHSRVQGSMYDPCDNGRDPQHGPPNPPAQHHHPEDLYQSPPHNDHDTSHQYSYVPSPSLYYNPRDNGSDISTFSKATPKQSLTFNNHSTPTPKIHKPVLRSPIKQPSLSFPDQQVVVPDFVYNAKLKQCFDRVSACVKGYLTRRLMRTEKVQEILKTIKDTKEFAWQFQAETPIKRGDFSHSDRHLLDRIIAQLKAALLDIHEIFFEIPVWERMSLISQSRQAQEEKRLRESAGTRSSVSSSHPRISSATLKAIERKRKQEEEVAVSTDSRPRSAPPPTDNTISSSTYSGVPSHPGAMTQARMISQNNVRPNSHMNATNMDQRALRPLPGQGQGSQTQGQPSRITTRPKERTKTTANQTSGQTAPHPYLIAKSKKSNITGVKDKPSNKTTTKSSGTSSTSTTTAAKNKSAGSKVKPKITDKASKAWRG